From Cucumis melo cultivar AY chromosome 1, USDA_Cmelo_AY_1.0, whole genome shotgun sequence, a single genomic window includes:
- the LOC103497537 gene encoding protein DJ-1 homolog B-like → MEAVMIIDILQRAKGKVVVASVEDTLEILASRKVKLEADLLLNGAAEQSYDLIVLPGGLGGAEAFAKSEKLINLLKKQRESNRPYGAICASPALVLEPHGLLKIDRRSVYQFELDEVRMERIDFLGGHM, encoded by the exons ATGGAGGCTGTTATGATCATTGACATTCTTCAAAGAGCTAAAGGGAAAGTGGTGGTGGCTTCTGTTGAGGACACACTAGAGATTCTTGCATCACGAAAAGTTAAACTGGAGGCAGATTTACTTCTTAACGGAGCTGCTGAACAGTCATACGATCTAATTGTTTTGCCt GGAGGGCTTGGTGGCGCAGAAGCAtttgcaaaatctgaaaaactGATTAATTTGCTAAAAAAGCAGAGAGAATCAAACAGACCCTATGGAGCAATATGTGCATCCCCAGCTTTGGTCTTAGAACCTCACGGCTTGCTAAAG ATTGATAGAAGGAGCGTATACCAATTTGAGTTGGATGAAGTGCGAATGGAGCGTATTGATTTTTTGGGTGGCCACATGTAA